The following are encoded in a window of Castanea sativa cultivar Marrone di Chiusa Pesio chromosome 9, ASM4071231v1 genomic DNA:
- the LOC142608943 gene encoding uncharacterized protein LOC142608943, with amino-acid sequence MPKNDEPDIFFSKRDGRSFRQPHDDPLVIMLRVKEFNIHRMLIDNRSSTDIIYLPAFQQMNLDKKRIRLFTLPLASFTGDRVILRGIVTLTVIVGTYPVLVTKNIDFFIVDCPSTYNIILGRLALNRLIAATLTYYLKVKFSTTHGVREIRGDQVLARECYQAALASGENHTWVINEPEPILEPLETSQEVEIVPRDSLRVLKIGTTLPIVEKEKMISFLRAN; translated from the coding sequence ATGCCAAAGAATGATGAGCCTGATATTTTCTTCTCGAAGAGAGACGGTCGCAGCTTCAGGCAACCCCATGACGATCCACTCGTAATCATGCTCAGAGTGAAAGAGTTCAACATCCACCGAATGCTCATTGACAATAGAAGCTCAACGGATATCATCTACTTGCCTGCATTTCAACAGATGAATTTGGATAAGAAAAGGATCAGGCTTTTCACCTTGCCTCTGGCAAGCTTCACAGGGGATAGAGTCATCCTTAGAGGCATCGTCACTCTAACTGTAATTGTAGGAACTTATCCAGTGCTAGTCACCAAGAATATCGATTTCTTTATAGTTGATTGTCCTTCAACATACAACATCATCTTGGGAAGACTTGCACTCAACAGATTAATAGCAGCAACGTTAACATATTACTTGAAGGTGAAATTTTCAACAACCCATGGGGTAAGAGAAATCAGAGGAGACCAAGTTCTGGCAAGAGAGTGCTATCAAGCTGCCTTAGCATCTGGCGAGAACCACACATGGGTGATTAATGAACCAGAGCCCATTCTCGAACCGTTAGAAACATCACAAGAAGTTGAGATCGTCCCCAGAGATTCGTTGAGGGTATTGAAGATTGGAACAACACTCCCAATagtagagaaagagaaaatgatctCTTTCTTAAGGGCAAACTAA
- the LOC142608944 gene encoding uncharacterized protein LOC142608944, which yields MAFGTEAVIPVEVGVSSLKRTCYDEHSNDEGLKLALDYLLEVRNNAAQRMTLYRERMMRYYNQRVKLKCFNPGDMVLQKVSQATKDPNEGKLGLNWEGPYKVVHYSRRGSYYLEDANGKPLPCPWNAEHLKKYYK from the coding sequence ATGGCGTTTGGAACTGAAGCAGTAATTCCTGTGGAAGTTGGAGTGTCAAGCCTCAAAAGGACATGTTATGACGAACATAGCAATGACGAGGGCCTCAAGCTAGCTCTAGATTATTTACTCGAGGTCAGAAACAACGCAGCTCAGAGGATGACTTTGTATCGGGAGAGGATGATGAGGTACTATAACCAAAGGGTAAAGCTGAAGTGTTTTAATCCTGGAGATATGGTTCTGCAGAAGGTTTCACAAGCCACCAAAGATCCAAACGAAGGGAAGTTAGGCCTTAACTGGGAAGGCCCATACAAGGTCGTCCATTATTCAAGGAGAGGGAGCTACTACTTAGAGGATGCGAATGGAAAACCTTTGCCTTGTCCTTGGAATGCAGAGCATCTCAAAAAATACTACAAATAA